From a single Granulicella aggregans genomic region:
- a CDS encoding protease pro-enzyme activation domain-containing protein: protein MNFVPVRVRSLRLSLIAVLLAASTLAPSNALFAQNDRAASVVHDRVRGPVTNERTALKGQTRPMGRGAVDLGEVPASMSTGRMVLWLRRSAEQQAQLSQFLSHAQDPAAAGYRHWMTPASYGATYGISDNDLAAVQQWLQASGLKVEKVSSARNAILFSGTAGSLASAFHTSIHSYSVGQQKHYSNATDPEVPAALAPVIAGVSPMNDFHARPMHVLGAPARYDAASGRLQPEITVPEANGNALFVTPADASIIYDTPNKNFNPAATQTFDGTGVTIGILGYSALAVADVQNYRTAFLPAGAASNLPQQILDGGIDPGVLYGNNAVEALLDVEIAGGLAPGAAIRYYYAASDDLSDGLILAGLHALEENRVNILSASYGTCERDLGPGGNLAWAELWQQAAAQGITVTVSTGDSGSASCDGDTPDKPALATQGLSVSGLASTPYNIAVGGTDFYQLPGNFKTYVNPASTGQYPYYATALSYIPENPWNDSSSVVGYGIGQNEPVGMGINFTNIIAAGGGLSSVAVCPGTIDDQGGCSQSLTGYAQPAFQLGAGGAFQQTGVRSIPDVSLLSSNGFYGATWAFCDDSITDGIGGNAVHCQVDSNGHLIDGQNVGGVGGTSASTPAFAGMLAVISQSQGGARLGQANTVLYNLAQDYNPDPSSPGKYQQAFHDVAIGNNSVSCADGSQDCTTFPPSCDGCNSVNFLSGYGAHPYYDMASGLGSVDLSQLINLWGATGFASTSNTLVAGTASGALSTAPISVVHGTPLYFTTTVTPSGATGQFSLLSTNNTSAASFSDTGVLQSDSTGNLVTNDLPGGTYTAYAYYSGDTTHTGSKSSNSISVTVSAEPSTTQLFFGGYDPITFVTTEGVSTMPYGIGSYISAQPYGNNSQTDANGNVTVDGVATGSVAFSSNGTTLSAAINSLGVAQISATSFSPGTYTYQASYAGDASFAPSKSAPQTLTITKGITSFTVSPNAITATPVDPPLTLIALLQTDSIAQYPTGKVTATVNGHTYPPSFNNESQGNGAEAIQFTFEIPVSDLAAGSNTINISYGGDANYQASSAGATVTLTGVTGSFSLSGPTQPLVLEASQQGLTTISITPAGGFTGQVNMACTVSAASTGHTPICQASATTVYGSSVATSSVSVAAFADTPVGSYTITVTGTNGQQSQTVQLPLQVTAGPSFTLAAASSSLTIAPPGQSVTNALSITPTQSFTGTVQLVCTITPTPPSGKAPACSLPASVVLGSVASNAMLQVTSDSTTPLGSYSVAVTAFSGVLQQTLTLPLTVQPAPIAPAFGLSAASGAVSIAAPGQSATDLLSITPTGGFTGTVQLSCVVSSSASESPTCSVPATATVTGTSALTATLTLNTTGATGALEPAGKLFGRGAGGVALGCLLLFVVPRRRRWAPLLVLVLTAGLLGVTGCAGSGGSGGGTPGNPGNPGTPAGSYTVTVTAASGSISTTASVVVTVQ, encoded by the coding sequence ATGAACTTTGTTCCAGTCCGTGTGCGCTCTCTTCGTCTCAGTCTGATTGCGGTGCTTCTTGCGGCGTCCACCCTTGCGCCATCGAATGCCCTCTTCGCCCAAAACGATCGCGCTGCCTCCGTCGTGCACGATCGCGTACGAGGGCCGGTAACGAACGAGCGTACTGCGCTGAAAGGACAGACGCGTCCGATGGGTCGAGGTGCCGTGGATCTCGGCGAAGTGCCCGCCTCGATGTCGACTGGCCGGATGGTGCTGTGGCTGCGCCGAAGTGCCGAGCAGCAGGCCCAGCTGAGCCAATTCCTGAGCCATGCGCAAGATCCCGCGGCGGCTGGATATCGTCACTGGATGACGCCGGCGAGTTACGGCGCGACCTACGGCATCTCGGACAACGATCTGGCGGCGGTGCAGCAATGGCTGCAGGCCAGCGGGCTGAAGGTGGAGAAGGTCTCCTCAGCGCGCAACGCGATCCTCTTCTCCGGCACCGCCGGATCTCTGGCGAGCGCCTTCCACACCAGCATCCATAGCTATAGCGTCGGCCAGCAGAAGCATTACTCGAACGCGACGGACCCTGAAGTCCCGGCCGCGCTGGCGCCGGTCATCGCCGGCGTCTCCCCGATGAACGACTTTCACGCCAGGCCGATGCACGTGCTGGGCGCGCCCGCTCGCTACGACGCCGCGTCTGGCCGCCTGCAACCCGAGATCACGGTTCCCGAGGCAAATGGGAACGCCCTGTTCGTCACTCCCGCGGATGCGTCCATCATCTACGACACACCCAACAAGAACTTCAATCCCGCGGCGACGCAGACGTTCGATGGAACCGGAGTGACGATCGGAATTCTGGGGTACTCGGCGCTCGCGGTGGCGGATGTTCAGAACTACCGCACGGCGTTTCTTCCTGCCGGAGCGGCGAGCAACCTGCCGCAGCAGATCCTCGATGGAGGCATAGACCCGGGCGTCCTCTATGGGAACAATGCGGTCGAGGCGCTGCTCGACGTCGAAATCGCAGGGGGTCTCGCGCCGGGCGCCGCGATCCGGTACTACTATGCCGCTTCGGACGACCTGTCCGACGGTCTTATCCTGGCCGGTCTGCACGCGCTTGAAGAGAATAGAGTCAACATACTCAGTGCGAGCTACGGTACATGCGAGCGCGACTTAGGGCCCGGCGGCAACCTGGCCTGGGCCGAGTTGTGGCAGCAGGCGGCGGCACAGGGAATTACCGTGACGGTGTCCACGGGCGACTCGGGCTCGGCGAGCTGCGATGGGGACACCCCCGATAAGCCGGCGTTGGCCACCCAGGGACTTTCCGTCAGCGGACTCGCTTCCACGCCTTACAACATCGCGGTAGGAGGTACTGACTTCTACCAGTTGCCCGGCAACTTCAAGACGTACGTCAACCCCGCGAGCACAGGGCAATATCCGTACTACGCGACGGCTCTCAGCTACATCCCGGAGAACCCCTGGAACGATTCCTCGTCGGTGGTGGGATATGGCATCGGCCAGAACGAGCCTGTTGGGATGGGGATCAACTTCACCAATATCATCGCGGCCGGTGGTGGTTTGAGCAGCGTGGCCGTATGTCCCGGGACCATCGATGACCAGGGCGGCTGCTCCCAGAGCTTGACGGGCTATGCCCAGCCCGCATTCCAGCTCGGCGCGGGAGGAGCGTTCCAGCAGACCGGCGTTCGATCCATTCCGGATGTATCTCTGCTCTCGTCCAATGGGTTTTACGGAGCGACTTGGGCCTTCTGCGACGACTCGATCACGGATGGTATCGGTGGCAATGCGGTCCATTGCCAAGTGGACTCGAACGGCCACCTGATCGATGGCCAGAATGTAGGCGGGGTCGGAGGCACCTCGGCTTCGACACCTGCTTTCGCCGGCATGCTTGCGGTGATCTCTCAGTCCCAGGGAGGTGCTCGCCTGGGCCAGGCGAATACGGTCCTTTATAACCTTGCGCAGGACTATAACCCCGACCCAAGCAGTCCGGGCAAGTATCAGCAGGCCTTTCACGACGTTGCGATCGGGAACAACTCGGTCTCCTGCGCGGATGGCTCGCAGGACTGCACGACCTTCCCTCCCTCCTGCGATGGCTGCAACTCGGTGAACTTTCTCAGCGGCTATGGTGCCCATCCGTACTATGACATGGCGTCAGGCCTGGGCAGCGTCGATCTCTCGCAGCTCATCAACTTGTGGGGGGCAACCGGCTTCGCCAGCACAAGCAACACTCTTGTCGCTGGCACAGCGAGCGGAGCGCTCTCCACCGCGCCGATCAGCGTGGTGCATGGCACGCCGCTCTATTTCACGACCACAGTGACACCGAGCGGTGCGACAGGGCAGTTCAGTCTGCTCAGCACGAACAACACGAGTGCAGCCAGCTTCTCGGACACAGGAGTGCTGCAGAGCGACAGCACCGGCAATCTCGTCACCAATGATCTGCCCGGCGGCACCTACACCGCTTATGCGTACTACTCCGGCGACACCACCCACACGGGGAGCAAGTCCTCCAACAGCATTAGCGTCACCGTCAGCGCCGAGCCCAGCACGACGCAGCTCTTCTTCGGCGGGTATGACCCGATCACCTTTGTGACCACCGAGGGAGTCAGCACGATGCCGTATGGGATCGGCTCTTACATCAGCGCACAGCCCTATGGAAACAACTCGCAGACTGACGCCAACGGAAACGTGACCGTTGATGGAGTGGCTACGGGCAGCGTGGCCTTCTCGAGCAATGGAACAACACTGTCAGCCGCGATCAATAGTCTTGGGGTCGCTCAGATCTCAGCCACCTCGTTCTCGCCGGGAACCTACACCTATCAGGCAAGTTATGCGGGTGACGCGAGCTTCGCACCGAGCAAGAGCGCGCCACAGACGTTGACGATCACCAAAGGAATTACCTCGTTCACGGTGAGCCCTAACGCCATCACCGCGACACCGGTCGACCCGCCATTGACCTTGATCGCCCTTCTACAAACCGACAGCATCGCGCAGTATCCGACAGGAAAGGTCACCGCAACCGTCAACGGCCATACCTATCCTCCGAGCTTCAATAACGAGAGCCAGGGGAACGGGGCAGAGGCGATTCAATTCACCTTTGAGATCCCGGTGTCTGACCTGGCAGCAGGCTCCAACACGATCAATATCAGCTATGGGGGCGACGCGAACTACCAGGCGTCAAGCGCCGGCGCTACGGTTACGCTTACGGGCGTGACTGGCAGCTTCAGCTTGAGCGGACCGACCCAGCCTCTCGTCCTCGAAGCCTCACAGCAGGGATTGACCACGATCTCGATTACACCGGCAGGTGGCTTTACCGGACAGGTCAACATGGCCTGTACTGTGAGCGCTGCGTCGACAGGACATACGCCCATCTGCCAGGCTTCGGCCACCACTGTCTATGGAAGCTCTGTTGCGACGTCGTCTGTCTCGGTCGCCGCCTTTGCCGACACTCCGGTTGGCAGCTACACCATCACGGTGACTGGAACCAACGGTCAGCAGAGCCAGACCGTGCAGCTTCCACTCCAGGTGACCGCAGGGCCCAGCTTCACGCTCGCGGCCGCAAGCAGTTCACTCACGATCGCCCCGCCGGGACAGTCGGTGACGAACGCTCTTTCTATTACTCCGACCCAATCCTTTACCGGAACGGTACAGCTGGTCTGCACGATCACGCCCACACCCCCCTCGGGCAAGGCCCCTGCCTGCAGCCTGCCCGCGAGCGTGGTCTTAGGCTCGGTTGCGTCGAACGCGATGCTCCAGGTGACGAGCGACAGCACGACGCCGCTGGGTTCCTACAGTGTCGCTGTCACGGCGTTCTCCGGTGTCCTGCAGCAGACACTGACCCTTCCGCTCACTGTGCAGCCTGCCCCTATCGCACCGGCGTTCGGTCTGTCGGCGGCCAGCGGTGCGGTGTCGATCGCAGCTCCCGGCCAGTCGGCGACGGATCTTCTGTCGATCACCCCGACGGGAGGATTTACCGGCACGGTTCAGCTGAGCTGTGTGGTCTCGAGCTCCGCTTCTGAATCTCCGACGTGCTCCGTGCCGGCGACGGCGACGGTCACGGGGACCTCGGCACTGACTGCTACGTTGACCCTGAACACCACGGGCGCCACCGGCGCTCTCGAGCCTGCGGGCAAGCTGTTCGGAAGAGGAGCCGGCGGGGTCGCACTTGGCTGCCTGCTTCTCTTTGTGGTGCCGCGACGGCGGAGATGGGCTCCCCTGCTCGTGCTTGTCTTGACGGCAGGGCTCCTGGGCGTCACGGGCTGCGCTGGTTCCGGAGGCTCAGGCGGCGGGACGCCTGGCAACCCAGGGAACCCGGGCACTCCAGCGGGGAGCTACACGGTTACCGTCACGGCTGCCAGCGGCTCGATCAGCACAACCGCGAGCGTTGTGGTGACCGTGCAGTAG
- a CDS encoding tyrosine-type recombinase/integrase: MEPAHRVEIHDLRHAFASWSIQNGGDLYELATLLGHANRLSTSKQIRDVRRY; encoded by the coding sequence ATGGAACCGGCTCATCGCGTCGAGATCCACGATCTGCGTCACGCCTTTGCATCTTGGTCCATACAAAACGGGGGCGATCTCTACGAACTTGCCACGCTTCTCGGCCATGCAAATAGGCTCTCTACCTCAAAGCAAATACGCGATGTTAGACGTTATTGA
- a CDS encoding ABC transporter permease, whose amino-acid sequence MATANIPTPETASPSPASGRAARMRRSSFERTLASARKTMMFSEVLQLAYDSFKASKVRFLLTMLGMVIGSASIVLVVTLGLTGKEYALNLISSIGPNMIEMQYSGGSIAGPDNTTNPDFMTREDMLAVQEQVPGLAAASPMLEEHDNVSIGDGLTKNVMILGVSPQYKDVRNSVVVAGRFFDEQDATGHTKVAVLVEPLAITLFGSADNAVGKSLSIRGIPFIIIGVFRERINTFGQSEISEQTMLIPYTVARYFTGTDTVKEIFFSTKSTSSVTTAAAQILKIIQGRHRASSVYKAFVMTPVLELMGKIANMLTLVLTLAAGVTLIVSGVGIMNSMLANVQARVKEIGIRKALGATSREIRLQFLTEAVFLSLSGGVVGTLIGLAIPFSVRFFTPFAIPVDWLSAVVALATSMIVGIVFGTLPANRAARLNPVDTLKYE is encoded by the coding sequence ATGGCAACCGCGAACATCCCCACTCCCGAGACCGCCTCACCCAGCCCAGCGTCGGGCCGGGCCGCCCGCATGCGCCGCAGCTCCTTCGAGCGCACCCTCGCCAGCGCCCGCAAAACCATGATGTTCAGCGAGGTCCTCCAGCTCGCCTACGACAGCTTCAAGGCCAGCAAGGTCCGCTTCCTGCTCACCATGCTCGGCATGGTCATCGGCTCGGCCTCCATCGTGCTCGTCGTTACCCTCGGCCTCACCGGCAAGGAGTACGCCCTCAATCTCATCTCCTCCATCGGCCCCAACATGATCGAGATGCAGTACTCCGGCGGCAGCATCGCCGGCCCCGACAACACCACCAACCCCGACTTCATGACCCGCGAAGACATGCTCGCCGTTCAGGAGCAGGTCCCCGGCCTCGCCGCCGCCTCGCCCATGCTCGAGGAGCACGACAACGTCAGCATCGGCGACGGCCTCACCAAGAACGTCATGATCCTCGGCGTCTCGCCTCAATATAAGGATGTCCGCAACTCCGTTGTCGTCGCCGGCCGCTTCTTCGACGAGCAGGACGCCACGGGCCACACCAAGGTCGCCGTCCTCGTCGAACCCCTCGCCATCACCCTCTTCGGCTCAGCCGACAACGCCGTTGGCAAGTCCCTCAGCATCCGCGGCATCCCCTTCATCATCATCGGGGTCTTCCGCGAGCGCATCAACACCTTCGGCCAGTCGGAGATCAGCGAGCAGACCATGCTCATCCCCTACACTGTTGCCCGCTACTTCACCGGCACCGACACCGTCAAAGAGATCTTCTTCTCTACCAAAAGCACCAGCTCCGTAACCACCGCCGCCGCCCAGATACTGAAGATCATCCAGGGCCGCCACCGCGCCTCGTCGGTCTACAAGGCCTTCGTGATGACCCCCGTGCTCGAGCTGATGGGCAAGATCGCCAACATGCTCACCCTGGTTCTCACCCTCGCTGCAGGAGTCACCCTGATCGTCAGCGGCGTCGGCATCATGAACTCCATGCTCGCCAACGTCCAGGCCCGCGTCAAAGAGATCGGCATCCGCAAGGCCCTGGGCGCAACCAGCCGTGAGATCCGCCTCCAGTTCCTCACCGAAGCCGTCTTCCTCTCACTTTCCGGAGGCGTGGTCGGCACCCTGATCGGCCTTGCGATCCCGTTCTCCGTCCGTTTCTTCACGCCCTTCGCGATCCCAGTAGACTGGCTCTCCGCCGTGGTAGCCCTCGCCACCTCGATGATCGTCGGCATCGTCTTCGGCACCCTCCCCGCCAACCGGGCCGCTCGCCTCAACCCCGTCGACACCCTCAAGTACGAGTAA
- a CDS encoding TPR end-of-group domain-containing protein, with the protein MLTPDPDSKVADLNPDNIGLIRAHLQEVISSSTFAGGKRAQDFLRLVVEHSLAGRIDNLRERMIGAEMFGRPIDYDTANDAVVRVKATEVRRKLAQYYLQSKEPRTIRIELPSGTYVPTFYWESRKEPQKLDEVPVPQPSPPAAELLAISEESPGEQAPAHIHINARPTHRSRHLLAGLLTGLALTLIAVYVVIHMRSSGFLSKGEIHSIAVLPLQNLSGDAHQDYFSDGMTEELIADLGQISALSVISRTSAMSYKNTKKTLPEIAHELGVDAVVEGSVLREGNRVRITAQLIDAKTDRHIWARNYVRDLTSVLALQGEMAQAIADEISINVTPQEQARLARARRIEPAAQDDYLLAVERLNSGDPKDAIGYLQRAIGEDPNYAQAHAALANSYGWMGEAGWMPYAEAFSHQKAEALKAIELDDALPAGHVELANAAMNLDWDWNTQEKELKRALELNPNSAPVLWAYSNHQERLGRLEDAIAESKLALQLDPVSSRAFIDSAFSYYFARQYDEALAQMHRASTLPQSPLEAPFPLGDIYAEKGMYNEAILQFQKLGPAPHALGHMGNVYARMGRSAEALEIISKLQDSVRQTGVGRYEIALVYAGLGKKDEAFSALESSLATRDKGLTYLKIDPCLDPLRSDPRFQSFLHRVGLPS; encoded by the coding sequence ATGTTGACCCCCGATCCAGATTCGAAAGTGGCCGATCTCAATCCAGACAACATTGGCTTGATACGGGCTCACCTGCAAGAGGTGATTTCGAGCTCTACATTTGCTGGCGGCAAGCGCGCGCAGGATTTCCTGCGGCTCGTTGTAGAGCACTCTCTGGCCGGCCGTATCGACAACCTGCGCGAACGGATGATCGGGGCCGAGATGTTCGGTCGACCCATCGACTATGACACGGCAAACGACGCTGTGGTCCGGGTCAAGGCCACGGAGGTCCGGCGGAAGCTGGCTCAGTACTACCTCCAATCCAAAGAGCCTCGGACGATCCGGATCGAGCTTCCGTCCGGAACCTATGTGCCAACTTTTTACTGGGAGTCTCGCAAGGAGCCGCAGAAGCTGGATGAAGTGCCAGTTCCTCAGCCATCTCCTCCGGCCGCAGAGCTGCTCGCCATCTCGGAGGAGTCACCTGGGGAACAAGCTCCGGCACATATCCATATCAATGCCAGGCCGACACACCGCTCCCGACACCTTTTAGCCGGTCTCCTGACTGGCCTCGCGCTGACTTTGATCGCGGTCTACGTCGTGATCCATATGCGCTCCTCGGGGTTCCTCTCCAAAGGAGAGATTCACTCTATCGCGGTCCTACCTCTTCAAAATCTCTCCGGCGATGCCCATCAGGATTACTTCTCTGATGGCATGACGGAGGAGCTGATCGCTGATCTGGGCCAGATCTCAGCATTGAGTGTTATCTCCAGAACATCGGCGATGAGCTATAAGAATACGAAAAAGACACTGCCGGAGATCGCCCACGAACTCGGTGTCGATGCAGTTGTGGAAGGATCCGTACTCCGCGAAGGCAATCGGGTGAGGATCACGGCCCAGTTGATCGATGCCAAGACCGATCGTCATATTTGGGCACGAAATTACGTACGTGATCTGACGAGCGTCCTGGCATTGCAGGGCGAGATGGCGCAAGCGATCGCCGACGAGATCAGCATCAATGTCACGCCTCAGGAGCAGGCGAGACTCGCCCGCGCCCGCAGGATCGAACCCGCAGCCCAGGATGACTACCTGTTGGCTGTGGAACGCTTGAATAGTGGTGACCCAAAAGACGCTATCGGATACCTCCAGCGGGCGATCGGCGAGGACCCGAATTATGCACAGGCCCATGCCGCTCTGGCCAACAGCTATGGATGGATGGGCGAGGCGGGTTGGATGCCCTATGCGGAGGCCTTTTCTCACCAAAAGGCCGAGGCCCTCAAGGCGATCGAACTCGACGATGCTCTTCCGGCGGGGCACGTTGAACTTGCAAACGCCGCGATGAATCTCGATTGGGATTGGAACACCCAGGAGAAGGAGCTCAAGCGGGCGCTTGAACTCAATCCCAACTCTGCGCCAGTTCTTTGGGCATATTCCAATCATCAGGAGCGGTTAGGTCGTCTCGAAGACGCAATTGCCGAGTCTAAACTGGCCTTGCAGCTTGATCCTGTCTCCAGCCGTGCCTTCATAGACTCCGCATTTAGCTATTACTTCGCCCGCCAGTACGACGAGGCGCTCGCCCAGATGCATCGAGCGTCCACGCTGCCACAGTCGCCGCTTGAGGCTCCGTTTCCTCTCGGAGATATCTACGCCGAGAAAGGTATGTACAACGAGGCGATTCTACAGTTCCAGAAACTGGGTCCGGCTCCCCACGCTCTCGGACATATGGGCAACGTCTACGCGCGGATGGGAAGATCGGCAGAGGCTCTGGAGATCATCTCGAAGCTGCAGGATAGCGTCCGGCAGACCGGCGTTGGCAGATACGAGATAGCGCTCGTGTACGCCGGCCTTGGCAAGAAAGATGAGGCGTTCTCTGCTTTGGAGAGTTCTCTCGCGACGCGAGACAAGGGGCTTACCTACCTCAAGATCGATCCATGCCTCGATCCGTTACGCTCGGACCCGCGCTTCCAAAGCTTTCTGCATCGCGTAGGACTTCCATCCTAA
- a CDS encoding Kelch repeat-containing protein yields the protein MRFGLSSLFAVASMLVTGCGSGGKVAPPPPAVTYTIGGAIVGLNGAGLVLQDNGGNNLTVSQGATSFSFATPVSSGGAYSVTVLTQPLDEVCTVSNGSGTAAANVASVSITCAQLYTIGGTISGLTGSGLVLQNEGGDNLTVNANSTSFVFATPVGLGSAYKVTVLTQPTGQVCAVTNGSGSVAGNVTNVSVVCSQSFTINGVITGLGKAGLVLEDNGGDNLTVDANATHFTFATALPSNSAYSVTVFTQPAGESCAVSNGSGTATANVSSVNIVCVGDWTWVAGSDVLGFNGGQPGVYGTLGTPGAANIPSGRNQSASWTDASGNLWLFGGSGSDSQGADGELNDMWKFDPKLGTSGEWTWVTGSNVLAPPISSQYAAGQPGVYGTLGTPSPTNVPGGRDEMMRWTDASGNLWLFGGDGIDSVGNYGFQNDLWKFDPTLGTNGEWTWMGGNNVSRDFSGVNGVYGTLGVADPANLPGGRYGGVTWTDASGNLWLFGGEGADSINGDTYLNDLWKYTPGANATAGAWTWMGGTSSNQGIAPGIVVGSSGVYGTLGVADPANFPGGRSYGMSWIDSSGNVWLFGGLGKDSVGTTGFLNDLWMFNPRLGSMGEWTWMGGSNVIGASTSPYTSNGGAPGVYGILGTTAAANTPGARFGAVYWIDASGNLWLSGGMGYDWAGTYGDLNDLWKYTPGAEGNPGSWTWMSGSEAIPHDSNPAVPGGSPGVYGTLGTAAPTNAVGSRHGAMIWTDSSAKVWLFGGDGRDSLGTSGYLNDMWQYQP from the coding sequence ATGAGATTCGGTCTATCCAGCCTGTTCGCTGTGGCATCGATGCTTGTGACTGGGTGCGGCTCAGGCGGCAAAGTGGCACCACCTCCACCGGCCGTCACGTACACGATCGGAGGAGCGATTGTGGGCCTCAACGGCGCAGGGCTGGTCTTGCAGGACAATGGCGGCAACAACCTGACGGTGAGCCAGGGAGCCACCAGCTTTAGCTTCGCCACGCCGGTAAGCAGCGGCGGAGCCTATAGCGTGACCGTGCTTACCCAGCCCCTCGATGAGGTCTGCACGGTGTCCAACGGCAGCGGTACGGCTGCGGCCAACGTTGCAAGTGTGAGCATCACCTGCGCACAGCTTTACACCATCGGCGGTACGATCAGCGGACTTACCGGATCGGGACTGGTGCTCCAGAATGAAGGCGGGGACAACCTGACGGTGAACGCAAACTCCACCAGCTTCGTCTTCGCGACTCCGGTTGGCTTGGGCAGCGCCTACAAGGTCACCGTACTGACCCAGCCTACGGGCCAGGTCTGCGCGGTCACCAACGGCAGCGGTTCGGTTGCCGGCAATGTCACCAACGTGAGCGTGGTCTGCTCGCAGTCGTTCACCATCAATGGCGTCATTACGGGACTCGGCAAGGCAGGGCTGGTCCTCGAAGATAACGGCGGCGACAACCTGACGGTGGACGCAAACGCCACTCACTTTACCTTCGCTACTGCCCTCCCCAGCAATAGCGCGTACTCTGTGACGGTGTTTACGCAGCCCGCCGGCGAAAGCTGTGCGGTTTCGAATGGCAGTGGCACGGCTACGGCCAATGTCTCCAGCGTCAATATCGTCTGCGTGGGCGACTGGACGTGGGTCGCTGGCAGCGATGTCCTTGGCTTCAACGGAGGCCAGCCGGGAGTCTATGGCACGCTCGGCACACCGGGTGCGGCCAACATTCCTTCAGGGCGCAATCAATCCGCAAGCTGGACAGACGCTTCGGGCAATCTCTGGCTCTTCGGTGGAAGTGGTTCGGACTCCCAGGGAGCCGATGGAGAGCTCAACGACATGTGGAAGTTTGATCCCAAGCTGGGTACGAGCGGGGAATGGACGTGGGTGACGGGCAGCAATGTGCTTGCCCCTCCGATATCCAGCCAATATGCAGCCGGTCAACCTGGAGTCTACGGAACGCTTGGAACGCCTTCGCCCACAAACGTCCCCGGAGGCCGCGATGAGATGATGCGGTGGACGGATGCTTCGGGAAACCTCTGGCTCTTCGGAGGTGATGGTATCGACTCGGTGGGGAACTATGGATTTCAGAACGATCTCTGGAAGTTTGACCCAACACTCGGGACGAACGGTGAATGGACGTGGATGGGAGGGAACAATGTATCCCGCGACTTCTCGGGTGTTAACGGTGTCTACGGGACGCTGGGCGTCGCCGACCCCGCGAACCTTCCGGGAGGCCGATACGGCGGGGTCACCTGGACCGATGCGTCGGGAAACCTCTGGCTGTTCGGTGGAGAGGGAGCCGACTCAATCAACGGGGACACTTACCTGAACGACCTATGGAAGTACACGCCGGGAGCTAACGCGACGGCGGGGGCATGGACATGGATGGGCGGAACTAGCAGCAATCAAGGCATCGCTCCGGGTATCGTCGTCGGATCCTCGGGAGTTTACGGGACGCTTGGGGTGGCCGATCCCGCGAACTTCCCTGGCGGACGAAGCTATGGCATGAGCTGGATCGATTCGTCCGGCAATGTGTGGCTCTTTGGCGGGCTGGGTAAGGACTCGGTTGGAACGACGGGATTTCTCAACGATCTCTGGATGTTCAATCCAAGACTGGGCTCGATGGGCGAGTGGACGTGGATGGGTGGCAGCAACGTCATTGGGGCCAGCACGAGTCCGTACACCTCGAACGGCGGTGCGCCTGGCGTCTACGGCATACTGGGAACGACAGCGGCTGCCAACACTCCTGGAGCACGGTTTGGCGCGGTGTACTGGATCGATGCGTCGGGCAACTTGTGGCTGTCTGGTGGAATGGGTTACGACTGGGCCGGAACGTACGGAGATCTGAACGATCTCTGGAAGTACACTCCGGGCGCAGAAGGAAATCCGGGAAGCTGGACGTGGATGAGCGGCAGCGAGGCGATTCCGCACGATAGCAACCCGGCAGTTCCAGGGGGATCACCTGGCGTCTACGGGACACTGGGTACGGCAGCTCCCACCAACGCGGTCGGATCACGGCACGGCGCGATGATCTGGACCGATTCGTCAGCAAAGGTCTGGCTCTTCGGCGGAGACGGACGTGACTCACTAGGAACGTCGGGTTATCTCAACGACATGTGGCAGTACCAGCCGTGA